The following proteins are co-located in the Anomalospiza imberbis isolate Cuckoo-Finch-1a 21T00152 chromosome Z, ASM3175350v1, whole genome shotgun sequence genome:
- the ISL1 gene encoding insulin gene enhancer protein ISL-1 isoform X1, translating to MGDMGDPPKKKRLISLCVGCGNQIHDQYILRVSPDLEWHAACLKCAECNQYLDETCTCFVRDGKTYCKRDYIRLYGIKCAKCSIGFSKNDFVMRARAKVYHIECFRCVACSRQLIPGDEFALREDGLFCRADHDVVERASLGGGDPLSPLHPARPLQMAEPISARQPALRPHVHKQPEKTTRVRTVLNEKQLHTLRTCYAANPRPDALMKEQLVEMTGLSPRVIRVWFQNKRCKDKKRSIMMKQLQQQQPNDKTNIQGMTGTPMVAASPERHDGGLQANPVEVQSYQPPWKVLSDFALQSDIDQPAFQQLVNFSEGGPGSNSTGSEVASMSSQLPDTPNSMVASPIEA from the exons ATGGGAGACATGGGAGACCCACCAAAAA aaaaacGTCTGATTTCCCTATGTGTTGGTTGCGGCAATCAAATTCACGATCAGTATATTCTGAGGGTTTCTCCGGATTTGGAATGGCATGCGGCGTGTTtgaagtgtgcagagtgtaatCAGTATTTGGACGAGACCTGTACGTGCTTTGTTAGGGATGGCAAAACCTACTGTAAAAGAGATTATATCAG GTTATACGGCATCAAGTGCGCCAAATGCAGCATCGGCTTCAGCAAGAATGACTTCGTGATGCGCGCCCGCGCCAAGGTGTACCACATCGAGTGTTTTCGCTGCGTGGCCTGCAGCCGCCAGCTCATCCCCGGCGATGAATTCGCACTGCGGGAGGACGGCCTCTTCTGCCGGGCGGACCACGACGTGGTGGAGAGGGCCAGCCTGGGCGGCGGGGACCCTCTCAGCCCCCTGCATCCCGCTCGGCCTCTGCAGATGGCAG AACCTATCTCTGCCAGACAGCCAGCTCTGCGGCCCCACGTCCACAAGCAGCCCGAGAAGACAACCCGAGTCCGGACTGTTCTTAATGAAAAACAGCTTCACACCTTGAGGACCTGCTACGCTGCCAACCCCAGACCTGACGCCCTCATGAAAGAGCAACTGGTAGAAATGACTGGCCTCAGCCCGAGGGTCATCAGGGTTTGGTTTCAAAACAAGCGATGCAAGGACAAAAAAAGGAGCATTATGATGAAGCaacttcagcagcagcaacccAATGACAAAACT AATATCCAAGGGATGACAGGAACTCCAATGGTGGCTGCTAGTCCGGAGAGACATGACGGCGGTTTGCAGGCGAACCCCGTGGAGGTGCAGAGTTACCAACCTCCCTGGAAAGTACTGAGTGACTTCGCATTGCAGAGTGACATAGACCAACCTGCTTTTCAGCAACTA gTTAATTTTTCAGAAGGAGGACCTGGTTCCAATTCTACTGGAAGTGAAGTAGCATCAATGTCCTCTCAGCTGCCAGATACACCCAACAGCATGGTAGCCAGTCCTATTGAGGCATGA
- the ISL1 gene encoding insulin gene enhancer protein ISL-1 isoform X2 produces MGDMGDPPKKKRLISLCVGCGNQIHDQYILRVSPDLEWHAACLKCAECNQYLDETCTCFVRDGKTYCKRDYIRLYGIKCAKCSIGFSKNDFVMRARAKVYHIECFRCVACSRQLIPGDEFALREDGLFCRADHDVVERASLGGGDPLSPLHPARPLQMAAEPISARQPALRPHVHKQPEKTTRVRTVLNEKQLHTLRTCYAANPRPDALMKEQLVEMTGLSPRVIRVWFQNKRCKDKKRSIMMKQLQQQQPNDKTNIQGMTGTPMVAASPERHDGGLQANPVEVQSYQPPWKVLSDFALQSDIDQPAFQQLVNFSEGGPGSNSTGSEVASMSSQLPDTPNSMVASPIEA; encoded by the exons ATGGGAGACATGGGAGACCCACCAAAAA aaaaacGTCTGATTTCCCTATGTGTTGGTTGCGGCAATCAAATTCACGATCAGTATATTCTGAGGGTTTCTCCGGATTTGGAATGGCATGCGGCGTGTTtgaagtgtgcagagtgtaatCAGTATTTGGACGAGACCTGTACGTGCTTTGTTAGGGATGGCAAAACCTACTGTAAAAGAGATTATATCAG GTTATACGGCATCAAGTGCGCCAAATGCAGCATCGGCTTCAGCAAGAATGACTTCGTGATGCGCGCCCGCGCCAAGGTGTACCACATCGAGTGTTTTCGCTGCGTGGCCTGCAGCCGCCAGCTCATCCCCGGCGATGAATTCGCACTGCGGGAGGACGGCCTCTTCTGCCGGGCGGACCACGACGTGGTGGAGAGGGCCAGCCTGGGCGGCGGGGACCCTCTCAGCCCCCTGCATCCCGCTCGGCCTCTGCAGATGGCAG CAGAACCTATCTCTGCCAGACAGCCAGCTCTGCGGCCCCACGTCCACAAGCAGCCCGAGAAGACAACCCGAGTCCGGACTGTTCTTAATGAAAAACAGCTTCACACCTTGAGGACCTGCTACGCTGCCAACCCCAGACCTGACGCCCTCATGAAAGAGCAACTGGTAGAAATGACTGGCCTCAGCCCGAGGGTCATCAGGGTTTGGTTTCAAAACAAGCGATGCAAGGACAAAAAAAGGAGCATTATGATGAAGCaacttcagcagcagcaacccAATGACAAAACT AATATCCAAGGGATGACAGGAACTCCAATGGTGGCTGCTAGTCCGGAGAGACATGACGGCGGTTTGCAGGCGAACCCCGTGGAGGTGCAGAGTTACCAACCTCCCTGGAAAGTACTGAGTGACTTCGCATTGCAGAGTGACATAGACCAACCTGCTTTTCAGCAACTA gTTAATTTTTCAGAAGGAGGACCTGGTTCCAATTCTACTGGAAGTGAAGTAGCATCAATGTCCTCTCAGCTGCCAGATACACCCAACAGCATGGTAGCCAGTCCTATTGAGGCATGA